The following are encoded together in the Panicum virgatum strain AP13 chromosome 6K, P.virgatum_v5, whole genome shotgun sequence genome:
- the LOC120711583 gene encoding uncharacterized protein LOC120711583, translating to MYPYSDRFANLNSFWSLSDERAYMALRDGLSILFDLVYMKDLSTKSVYKSYYYCAHCTRVSSIILPIAAIGLFHSSHKKVYRGSDVIVTYVLLYITFFIEIFSLIRLSSKFSWGWPETVHQHSLVGFFARNKRHTWLMSIMGCLQLKNFLDKYWCTCSSARAITNLVRGHVKDGWLDYILDAESYRAFSDSRGHWTLKGKGCVQLISESIEKPFDESILLWHVATDFCFHSKGVSPDQECASRGREISNYMMHLLFANPDMLMPGSRTNLFTAAYKEIEDLLHGEDLPLVDEKELAQKITDKVASSSISREGFIHDAWVLSQELMRLGDEQRIWEVIEGVWVEMICFSAGRCRGFLHAKSLGSGGEYLSFIWLLMSHAGLETFAERQQRVQLRLPKEERVKIAMQRIQEAASNQATDPSTAQGMVPVKEEENAATPAAASEADGTLKQEANSATTSASQGECAAPTSAPAVEIVVSP from the coding sequence ATGTATCCCTATTCGGACCGTTTCGCTAACTTGAACTCCTTCTGGTCGCTCTCTGATGAACGAGCTTACATGGCACTAAGGGATGGGCTCTCGATTCTCTTTGATCTTGTTTACATGAAGGATTTGAGTACCAAATCAGTTTACAAGTCTTATTACTATTGTGCTCATTGCACACGGGTGTCGAGTATCATACTGCCAATCGCAGCCATTGGACTCTTTCACAGTAGCCATAAAAAGGTTTATAGAGGCAGCGATGTTATTGTCACATATGTACTATTGTACATCACATTTTTCATAGAGATCTTCTCACTCATCAGGCTTTCATCAAAATTTAGTTGGGGCTGGCCTGAAACGGTTCACCAGCATAGTCTTGTCGGATTCTTTGCCCGCAACAAGAGGCACACCTGGTTGATGAGCATCATGGGATGCTTACAGCTGAAGAACTTTCTTGACAAATACTGGTGTACCTGCAGCTCAGCTAGAGCCATAACAAACTTAGTTCGTGGTCATGTCAAAGATGGATGGCTGGATTACATATTGGATGCTGAGAGTTACAGGGCATTCAGCGACAGCAGGGGCCATTGGACACTAAAGGGGAAGGGATGTGTGCAACTCATCAGTGAGAGCATAGAGAAGCCATTTGATGAAAGCATCCTTCTGTGGCACGTGGCAACCGATTTTTGCTTTCATAGTAAGGGTGTGTCTCCTGATCAAGAATGTGCTAGCCGGGGCAGAGAAATCTCCAACTACATGATGCATCTACTGTTTGCTAACCCAGATATGCTAATGCCCGGCAGCAGAACGAACCTGTTCACGGCTGCCTACAAAGAAATAGAGGACCTCCTGCATGGTGAAGATCTGCCTCTAGTGGACGAGAAGGAACTTGCACAGAAGATAACTGATAAGGTGGCTTCAAGTTCCATTTCCAGAGAAGGCTTTATTCATGACGCCTGGGTTCTTTCTCAAGAGCTGATGCGATTAGGAGATGAGCAGAGGATTTGGGAGGTGATCGAAGGTGTGTGGGTGGAGATGATATGCTTTTCTGCTGGTAGATGCAGGGGTTTCCTGCATGCCAAAAGCCTTGGCTCAGGCGGGGAGTACCTCTCCTTCATCTGGCTCCTGATGTCGCACGCAGGATTGGAGACATTTGCAGAGAGGCAGCAGAGGGTGCAGCTTCGGCTTCCGAAAGAGGAGAGAGTGAAAATTGCAATGCAAAGAATACAAGAAGCTGCAAGTAACCAAGCTACTGACCCATCGACTGCACAAGGCATGGTTCCtgtgaaggaagaagagaacgctgccactccagcagcagcttCTGAAGCCGATGGGACACTAAAGCAAGAAGCGAACTCTGCTACTACATCGGCTTCACAAGGTGAATGCGCTGCCCCTACCTCTGCCCCTGCCGTCGAGATTGTGGTCTCACCGTGA